The DNA sequence GCCAGCAGCAGGGCCAGGGCCGCGATAGCGATGGCTAATTTCCATACGGGCATGCCGAACCTCTCGAACCTCGTTATGATGCCGGAAACGTCAGGCGGGTCTAAGCCCGCGCACCGATCATGGAGTGTGCCATGCAGACCTTGTATCCGGAGATCAAACCCTACGCCCGGCACGAGCTGGCGGTCGACCAACCGCATGTGCTTTACGTGGACGAGAGTGGATCACCGGAGGGCCTGCCCGTGGTATTCGTGCATGGCGGCCCAGGCGGTGGCTGTGACGCCCTGAGCCGACGTTTCTTCGATCCCAACCTGTACCGCATCATCACCTTCGATCAGCGTGGCTGTGGCCGCTCGACTCCACATGCGAGCCTGGAAAACAACACCACCGCACACCTTATCGCCGACATGGAGCGGATTCGTGAACATCTCGGCATCGACAAATGGGTGCTGTTCGGTGGGTCCTGGGGCTCAACCTTGTCGCTGGCCTACGCTCAGGCATTTCCCGAACATGTGCACGCGCTGATCCTGCGCGGCATTTTCCTCTGCCGGCCGAAGGAGTTCCACTGGTTCTACCAGGAAGGCGCCAGCCGATTGTTTCCGGACTACTGGCAGGATTTTCTTGCGCCGATCCCGCCGGAAGAGCGGGGCGATCTGATGCAGGCTTACTACAGGCGTTTGACGGGCAGCGACCAGATCGCCCAGATGCACGCCGCCAAGGCCTGGTCCTGCTGGGAAGGCCGTACCGCCACGCTGAGGCCCAACACCCAGGTCGTCGATCGTTTCTCCGACACCCATCGGGCGCTGGCGATGGCGCGCATCGAGTGCCATTACTTCGTCAACGATGCTTTCCTCGAGCCCGATCAACTGCTGCGTGACATGCACAAGATTGCCCATCTTCCGGGGATCATCGTGCATGGACGCTATGACGTCATCTGCCCGCTGGAAAACGCCTGGGAACTGCACGAAGCATGGCCGAACAGCGAGTTGCAGATCATTCGCGAAGCGGGTCACTCTGCAGCGGAGTCGGGTATCTGTGATGCTCTGGTGCGTGCCGCCGCGGACATCGCCCACCGCTTGCTCGATCTGCCGCTCGAGGAAGCCTGATGAAGGCATTGATCCAGCGCGTGCGGCAGGCGCGGGTCGAGGTGGCGGGCGAAGTGGTCGGCGCCATCGACCAGGGCCTGCTGGTGCTGGTCGGCGTCGAACGTGAAGATGACCATGCTCGGGCCGACAAGCTGTTGCACAAGCTGCTGCGCTATCGCGTTTTCAGCGACGAGCAGGGCCGGATGAATCGCTCGTTGACGGACATTGGTGGCGGTCTGCTGATGGTCTCCCAGTTCACCCTGGCTGCGGATACCGGTAGCGGTCTTCGGCCCAGTTTTTCCAGCGCGGCATCGCCGCAGCTCGGCGAAGAGCTCTACGACTACCTGCTAGCGCAGGCACGGCGTCAGCATTCGCCGGTCGCCAGCGGGCGTTTCGGGGCCGATATGCAGGTCCATCTGCTAAACGATGGGCCGGTGACCTTTCTGTTGGAGAGCTGAGTGTCGGAAAGCTGGCTCGTGGATGAGGCGGCCCTCTGTGCTTCACTTCGCTCCGCCCCTCACCCCAACCCTCTCCCCAGCGGGGAGAGGGAGACAAGCCGGGTGGCAAGCGCCGTAAGGGCATGCCCACATCGCAGCAGCCACTCTTCCTTTGGAAGAAGCTTGGTGAGGGAGCGGCCATACCAGCTGGTACCGAGAAAAGGCTAGCGCCCCGAGGGCTCCAGTCCGTTGTCGTGCAGCCAGGTGATGGCGTATTCGCGTAGCTGAACGGCCTGATAGTCCAGCCAGGCCTGGCGCACCGCGGGGAAATCCTCCAGTTTGAAATCGAAGGTTCGCAAAGGCTTGCGGCCTGTCAATGCGTCGCTGAGCATCGCATGAGCGATGGGGTCATGCTGAGTGAACAGAAACGCTTCGCGCATCGCGATCGACTCGGCAAGCCCGAGGGGTTCGATATGCAGAAAGCGGTCCTCCTGCACTTCGTATTTTTCGTTCACGCCCGGCGCGGTTTCGCCGGGAAATACCGCGCGGATTTGGCCGGACTCCAGATCGAGGTAATGTTCGCTGGCGTCGCGGTTATCCAGCGCGTATTCCAGCCGGTGAAGATCGATGGTCAAAGGGCGCATGGCAGCTACTGCTTTTGGGGTTCAGTAGCTCTGACCCACATGCTCCGGATGCGTGCATTACGTTCATCGGTACTGCATCGCCACGCGACGTACGTGCCGGCTTTGTCAGAACAGGCGCGCCAGCAGCGCACTGACGGCGGTTTCCACTCGCAGGATGCGCGCGCCCAGCTGAACAGGTTGCAGACCTGCTTCGCTGAGCTTGTCGATTTCGTAGGGTATCCAGCCGCCTTCCGGACCGATGGCCAGCGTCACCGATTCGGTGATGGCGCGTGGACAGTCCGGATAGTTGCCCGGATGCCCGACCAGACCGCGAGTACCGGCGGCCAGTTGTGGCAATCGATCCTCGACGAAGGGCTTGAAGCGCTTCTCGATACTCACATCCGGAAGCACGGTATCGCGTGCTTGCTCCAGCCCGAGCAGCAGCTGCTCGCGAATGGCGGCCGGTTCAAGGAAAGGGGTTTGCCAGAAGCTCTTTTCCACGCGATAACTGTTGAGCAGCACCAACCGCGGTACGCCCATGCAGGCGACGGTTTGCAGTACACGGCGGAGCATTTTCGGTCTTGGCAGCGCCAGCAGCAGGGTGATCGGCAGTTTGGCCGGCGGCGGTTGATTCAGCTCGACCTCGAGCTCCGCCTCATTGGCATCCAGCCGCAGCAAGCGGCCCTGGCCCATTTCGCCGCCGAGCAGGCCAACGCGCAGATGCTCCCCTGCCTCGGCACGGTGAACCTCTCGAATATGCGTGAGACGGCGATCATGTAGAACCACACGATTGGCGGCCACGAAATCGGCCGCCTCCAGCAGCAGCAGGTTCATGGTCGAGGCGTAGGCGATTGGTCGCTGGGGTGCGGTTGGTCGTCTTCGGCATCGCCGCGGAACTCTTCACGTTTCTTGACCATGCTGCCGCAGATCAGCCCGGCCTCGAACAGCAGCCACATCGGTATGGCAAGTAGCGCTTGGGAAAACACGTCGGGCGGCGTCAGCACCATCCCAACGACAAAGCAGCCGACGATCACGTAGGGACGGCTTTTGCGCAAGGTGGCAACGTCGACGATGCCGACCCAGATCAGCAGGAAGGTTGCCACCGGAATCTCGAAGGCCACGCCAAAGGCGAAGAACAGCGTCAGCACGAAATCCAGGTACTGGCCGATGTCGGTCATCATCGCCACGCCCTCGGGCGTCACGCTGGCGAAGAAGCCGAACATGATAGGAAACACCACGAAGTAGGCGAACGCCATGCCGCCGTAGAACAGGAAGATGCTGGAAATCAGCAGTGGGATGGCGATGCGCTTTTCGTGTTTGTAAAGGCCGGGGGCGATGAACCCCCAGATCTGATGCAGGATCACCGGCATCGAGAGGAACAGCGCCACCATCATTGTCAGCTTGAACGGCGTGAGGAATGGCGAGGCCACGCCGGTGGCGATCATCGTCGCCCCTTCCGGCAGATAGGCGCGTAACGGTGCGGCAACCAGGGAGTAGATCTGCTGGGAAAAGTAGAACAAAGCGCCGAACAGCAGCAGGATCGCCACCACGCAGCGAAGCAGGCGCTTGCGCAGTTCCGTCAGGTGGGCAACTAGCGGCATTTCCTGATCATCGATGGAGGTATTGCTCATGGCTCGGCGGGTCGGTCCGGTCGTGGTGCGGGGGTGGTTTCGGCGGGTTTGGGCTCGGCCGTTGGTGCGTCGATCACGTTGGCGTCAGGCGGTGGCGTTGCCGATTGTGGACTGGGCTTGGCCGGGGCGCTGGGCGAGCTCGGCGGCATGATGCTCTGCTTCATCTCGCGTTCGAGATCGAGAATGCGCTCGTTGTGCAGCTGCCGACGAATCTCATCGGCGCCGATTTCGCGTTCGACCTCGGCCTTGATGTTGGCGAAGCTGCGCTTGGCCCGGCCGATCCAAAGACCGGCGGTGCGCACCGCGCCGGGCAGGCGCTCTGGACCCAGGACGAACAGCGCTACCAGGCCGACCAGCAGCAGTTCGGTGAAGCCGATATCGAACATGCCTTAGTTCTTCTTCGTCGGATCTTCGACTTTGCGGGCCTCGGCATCGATGGTGTGGCTCTGCTTTTCTTCGACGCTGGGCTTTTCCTCATCGGTGCCCATCGATTTGCGGAAGCCCTTGATGGCGTCACCCAGATCCGACCCCAGGCCCTTGAGGCGCTTGGTACCGAAGAGCATGACCACAATGAGCAGAACGATCAGGAGTTGCCAGATGCTGATTCCACCAAAACCCATGCTGCAGTACTCCGAAGTTGACTATCAGGATTGTGGGCGCGCGGCTTTTTCCGCATGCCCGGAGAGACCGAATCGCCGGTCGAGTTCGTCCAGTACCGCCTGTGGATGCTGATCCAGCGCGGCCAGCATCACCAGACTGTGAAACCACAGATCAGCGGTCTCATAGATCAGCTCGCTGGCATCGCCGCTGATGGCGGCATCCTTGGCGGCCAGGATGGTTTCCACCGACTCTTCGCCGACTTTCTCGAGAATCTTGTTCAGACCCTTGTGGTAGAGGCTGGCCACATAGGAGCTGTCCGCCACCGCACCCTTGCGGGCTTCCAGCACCTCGGCCAGGCGGGCAAGGGTGTCACTCATGTCGGTGCTCCGCATAGATCGCGTGGGGATCCTTGAGGATCGGTTCGACGGTTTTCCAGTCGCCGTTCTCGAAGACCCGATAAAAGCAGCTTTCACGTCCGGTATGGCAGGCGATGCCACCGATCTGCTCGACCATCAGCACGATGACGTCGGCATCGCAGTCCAGGCGCAGTTCATGCAGTTTCTGCACATGACCGGACTCCTCGCCCTTGCGCCACAGCTTGCCACGCGAACGTGACCAGTAGATGGCGCGGTTCTCCGTCGCGGTCAGCGTCAGGGCCTCGCGATTCATCCAGGCCATCATCAGGATGCGCCCGGTCCTGTAGTCCTGTGCAATCGCCGGGACCAGGCCATCGGCATTCCAGTTGATTTCGTCCAGCCAGTTCATCGGCGTCTCCGTGCAATGCGTCAAGTTTGCCAGCCTCGCCGACCGCTGGCTATCGGCGTACGACGATGAACAGGCCGGCCGCCAGCATCATCCAGGCCGGCCAAGCAGCGGCGGCTGTGAAAGTCTCGGCTCCGGCTGCCAGTACCGCGCCGCCAGCCAGCAGCGATGCGCCAATCAGTCGCAGCGGCCAGCCGTGGTGACGTTCGCGCCAGGGCGGTGCGGGATTGTTGGCATGGGGCTGCGACATGTGCTCGAGCAGCTCGCGGGTCATGCCGGCCAGATGCGGCAATTGCTCTATCTGCGCGTGTGCGTTTTTCAGCAACTGCATGGGACTCATGCGTTCGCGCATCCAGCGCTCAAGGTAAGGCTGGCCGGTGGACCACAGGTCCAGTTCGGGATACAGCTCGCGGCCCAGCCCTTCGATGTTCAGCAGGGTCTTCTGCAACAGCACCAGCTGCGGCTGGACCTCCATATTGAAGCGCCGCGCTACTTGGAAGAGGCGCACCAGCAACTGACCGAAGGAGATGTCCTTCAGCGGCTTCTCGAAGATCGGCTCGCAGACGGTACGGATCGCTGCTTCGAACTCGTTGACCTTGGTTTCCGCCGGCACCCAGCCCGAATCGATGTGCAGCTGCGCGACCTTGCGGTAGTCGCGCTTGAAGAAAGCCATCAGGTTGCGCGCCAGGTAATCCTGATCTTCAGGCGTCAGGCTGCCGACGATGCCGAAGTCCACCGCGATGTACTGCGGGTTCCACGGCTGGTGAGTGCTGACGAAAATATTGCCGGGATGCATGTCGGCGTGGAAGAAGCTGTCACGAAAGACTTGGGTGAAGAAGATTTCCACGCCGCGCTCGGCCAACTGTTTCATGTCCGTGCGCTGTTCGGCCAGGCGCTTCATATCGGTCACCGGCACACCGTAGATGCGCTCCATGACCAGCACCTGCGGGCGGCACAGGTCCCAGTAGACCTGCGGTATGTAAAGCAGCGGTGAGCCCTGGAAGTTGCGCTTGAGCTGACTAGCATTGGCCGCTTCGCGCAACAGATCGAGCTCGTCGTAGATGGTCTTGGCGTAGTCGTCGACCACCTCCACCAAGTGCAGGCGGCGCGCTTCGGTAGACGCGCGCTCGGCAGTCTTGGCCAGCAGGAACAACCAGGCGATGTCCTGGCTGATGATCGGCCGCAGATTCGGCCGGACCACCTTGACCACCACTTCTTCGCCGCTGCGCAGCTTGGCGGCGTGGACCTGCGCGACCGAGGCGGAGGCCAGCGGTTTGCTGTCGAAACGGGCGAAGATCTCGCCGACCGATGCGCCCAACTGTCGCTCGATCAGGGCGATGGCGACGGCCGAATCGAACGGCGGTACGCGGTCCTGCAGCATCGCCAGTTCCTCGGCGATATCCAGCGGCAACAGGTCGCGGCGGGTCGAGAGAATCTGGCCGAACTTGATGAAGATCGGCCCCAGGCCTTCCAGCGCTAGGCGCAGGCGCGCGCCGCGGGATAGCACGCTGCGGCGCCGTGGCAGCCAGCGCCAGGGCAGCAGATAGCTGGAGGTGCGTAGCCACCAGGGCATCGGCAGGTCGAGGATGATGTCGTCCAGGCGGTAGCGGATCACCACCAGCAGGATGCGGAACAGGCGGCGGGTGGCGGCGAACAGCTTCATTCGGCTTGGTCTGGTTTCAGAGATTGGTTGAGCCGCTCGACTCGGGCTTCGAGTCGGTCGAGGATGAGTTTGAGTCGGTCGAGTTCAGCGAAGCGGGCTTCGGCCTCGGCCATGCCGACCAGCGTTCGGGACTCTTCGCTGAGGTAGTCGGCGAGGTTCTGGCGCAGGCTTTCAGCGCTTTGCCGTGCCCAGGCGGTCTGGCCGCGCACGCCGGAGCCAAGAAGCTGAGCGCCGACCGGACCGAGCCAGCGTGAGACTTCGTATTCCCAGTCCAGCTCGAGATCCTGCAGTACTTCGGCAAGGCTCATCAGCAGCGCACTGTCGCCCTCGATCTCGACGTCCGGGCCGTGCAGGATCGCGGTCTTGTTGCGGCTGGTCGCCAGACGCAGCAGGCTTGCGGCTGGCGCGCGCAGACGGCAATCGGCCTCGCGGCCCCAGTCGCCAGCCAGCCGCAGCCCTTCGCCATCGGCCAGCACGAACAGGCGCCAGGCGGGCGTCGTGCAGTCGATTTCGATGACGCGACCGCTCAGTCGGGCCAACCGCGGCAATGCGGTAGGGTCCAGGCGCAGGACGCGGTTGATGCCGCGCTCGGCCGCGGCCAGCAGGGCAGCGCGCAACATCAGGGCTTGATGCCGCGATGCAGGGCGACGATGCCGCCGGTCATGTTGTGATAGGTCACGCGCTCGAAGCCGGCGTTGGCCATCATGCCCTTGAGGGTTTCCTGGTCCGGATGCATGCGGATCGATTCGGCCAGGTAGCGGTAGCTCTCCGAGTCATTGGTGATCAACTTGCCCATCATCGGCAGCAGGCTGAACGAGTAGGCATCGTACGCCTTGGAGAACAGCTGGTTGGTGGGTTTGGAGAACTCCAGCACCAGCAGCCGCCCGCCGGGCTTGAGCACCCGCAGTATGGAGGCGATGGCGTCTTCCTTGTGGGTGACGTTGCGCAGGCCGAAGGCGATGGTGACCACGTCGAAGTGGTTGTCCGGGAAGGGCAGCTTCTCGGCATCGGCCTGGACGAACTTGACGTTGCCAGCCACGCCCTTGTCCAGCAGTTTGTCACGCCCGACCTTGAGCATCGAGGCGTTGATGTCAGCCAGCACCACTTCGCCAGTGGTGCCGACGAGGCGCGAGAACTGCCGGGTCAGGTCCCCGGTGCCGCCTGCGATATCCAACACGCGATTGCCGGGGCGCACGCCGGACAGCTCGATGGTGAAACGCTTCCAGAGGCGATGCACGCCGCCGGACATCAGGTCGTTCATCAGGTCGTACTTGGCGGCCACGGAATGGAAAACCTCGGCCACCTTGTGCGCTTTCTCGCTCTCCGGCACGTTCTTGTAGCCGAAGTGGGTGATGGGCTCTGCGTCATGCTCTTTGCGGGGATCGGTCATGTCACTGTCACCGGAAGAATGTGCGGGGCATTCTAAACCTAAAAGGCTGCGGTGAGCTTCAAGCGGCAAGCCTCAAAAGATTTGTCCGATGGGCTCGGTCGCTGTGCCGGCCTTGCAGACAATGCCGCCTGCGCTCAGTGGCAACTCCGCTCCAGGAACGCCCGCGACAGGCGCGCCACTTCATCGAGGTGGGTTTCCAGCAGCCAATGACCGCCATCCTCGAACAGGTGCAGCTCGGCGTTCGGTAAGTCGCGCAGGTAGGCTTTTGCCGACCCCTCGGGCATGTAGCCGTCGCGAGGACCCCAGACGATCAGAGTGGGCGGCTGATGGTCGCGCAGGTAGGCCTGATAACGGGGAAACCAGGCTAGGTTCTCCTTGAGCCCGGCGATCACCTGCACCGTGATTTCCTTGCGACGCGGTGTCATCAGTGCCCAATGCAGGTGCCACAGATCCGGCGGGATGCATTTGGCTAGCTCCGGCTCCACCTCGTTGAGAAATTCTTCCTTGAAGCCTTCGAAGCTGACGGCGTCGGCCAGCCCGGCGCGCGCCTGCGGGGTCGGGTTGGCGAAGAAGCTTTGCAGCGCGGCGTACTTGGGGCCCAGTTGGTCCTCGTAGATGTCGCCGTTCTGCAGGATCAGCGCGGCAATGCGCTGCGGCTGGGCGATGGCCAGGCGCAGACCGATCTGCGAACCGAAGTCGCGCAGATAGAGTGCGAAGCGCTCTACGCCCAGGCGGCGGGTGAAGCGATCGAGGAAGTCGGCGTAGCCGTCGAAATCGTAGGCGAAGTCGTTCGGCGTCGCGCTGTAACCGCAGCCTGGGAAATCCGGCGCGAGCAGCCGCCAGCGGTCGGCAAGCAACGGCCCTGAATTCGTAGGACGAGCAAGGGTAACCGTGAGGCAGTAGAACCACAGGTGCGTCCTGCGGCCCGGCGGCGCGGTAGAAGACGTCGATACCATCTAGGTCGAGATGGTGGTGGGTAACACGGTGGGCAGGCATGGCGAAGGCTCCCGGTAGTCGTATGTGGCGGGTCTGTTGACTACGTTCGAACCTGAGCTTTGACCGCGCGCGCGTCGGCGCGCTCATCAGTTGTGCTGCCATTGGGCGGGAAGGTTAGGGTGGCCACGAACACGGCTAAGTGGCTGCCGTGGGGGCGCGCAGCTGGAGAAAGCGGGTGGGTTGAAACCCGGCGAGCGAGTGTTACTTCGGCAGTTGGCTGCAGCGCAACGCAGCCAATCAGCCGTTCAAAGCATCAGCTTGACCGGCGAGATATCCGGGTCGCGGGATTTACCAGCTGCGGCCAGCGCCTGGAGGTATTCGTCCCAAAGTTGCTGCTGGTTGCGCGACAGATGGTCGAGGTATTCCCAGCTGTAAAGGCCGCTGTCGTGGCCGTCGCTGAAAGTCAGCTTCAGCGCGTACTGTCCGGCAGGTTCCACACCTTCCAGCGCAACGTTGATCTTGCCGGTCTGCAGGATCGGATTGCCATGGCCTTGGACTTCGGCGGACGGCGAATTCACCCGTAGGAATTCGGCCGGCAGGCTGTAGCGCTCGTCGGTGCCGTATTCCAGCTCCAGGGTTTTCGAAGCCTTGCGGAGTTTGATCTGAGTGGGGATGCGCATGGGCATACTCCGTATGAGCTTGAAGCCGAAGCCTGTCTGCTGCTGAACAGGTTGTGCCGCACCGTTCTTCCAGCTTCTGGCTCCCAGCTCCCAGCTGCCTTTAAAGGATATACCGCGACAGATCTTCGTCTTCCGCCAGCTCGCCCAGGTGCTCGTTGACGTAGGCGGTGTCGATGCGGATCGGCTCGCCGTTCTGCTGCCCCGCCAGGTCGCCAGCGCTGAAGGAGACTTCTTCCAGCAGGCGTTCGAGCAGGGTATGCAGACGGCGGGCGCCGATGTTCTCGGTCTTCTCATTGACCTGCCAGGCGATCTCTGCGAGACGCTTGATGCCGTCCTCGGCGAATTCTATATGCAGCCCTTCGGTCTTCAGCAGCTCGCGGTACTGCTCGGTGAGCGAGGCGTGCGGTTCGGTGAGGATACGCTCGAAGTCTTCCGGCGACAGGGCTTTGAGTTCCACTCGGATCGGCAGGCGACCCTGCAGTTCCGGCACCAGATCGCTGGGCTTGGACAGGTGGAAAGCGCCGCTGGCGATAAACAGAATGTGGTCGGTCTTGACCATGCCCAGCTTGGTGTTGACCGTGCTGCCCTCGATCAGCGGCAACAGGTCGCGCTGCACGCCCTCGCGGGACACATCGGCGCCGCTGGTGTTGCCGCGCTTGGCCACCTTGTCGATTTCGTCGATGAAGACGATGCCGTTCTGCTCCACCGCTTCCAGCGCGCGGGCCTTGAGTTCTTCCTCGTTGACTAGGCGCGCCGCTTCCTCGTCCCGCACCAGCTTGAACGCGTCCTTGATCTTCAGCTTGCGGCTTTTCTTCTTGCCCTTACCCATATTGGAGAACAGGTTCTGCAACTGGCTGGTCATTTCCTCCATGCCGGGCGGGGCCATGATCTCAACGCCCGCCGGGCTGTCGGCGACTTCGATGTCGATTTCCTTGTCGTCCAGCTGGCCCTCGCGCAGACGCTTGCGGAATAGCTGGCGGGTGTTGGAATCGCTGCTCTGCACCGGCTCCTCGCTGAAACCGACCGGGCGCGCCTGGGGCAGCAGGGCATCGAGGATGCGCTCCTCGGCGGCGTCTTCGGCGCGGTGCTGCATCTTCTGCACTTCCTGTTCACGCAGCATCTTCAATGCGGCGTCGGCCAAATCGCGGATGATCGACTCAACGTCGCGGCCGACATAGCCGACTTCGGTGAATTTGGTCGCTTCCACCTTGATGAAGGGCGCGTTGGCCAGCTTGGCCAGGCGACGGGCGATCTCGGTCTTGCCGACGCCGGTCGGGCCGATCATCAGGATGTTCTTCGGCGTGACTTCCGGACGCAGTTCGGCGGAGAGCTGCATGCGCCGCCAGCGGTTGCGCAGGGCGATGGCGACGGCACGCTTGGCGTCGTCCTGGCCGATGATGTGGCGGTTGAGTTCGTGGACGATTTCGCGGGGCGTCATGGACATGTTCGGTACTCCGGAAGCGGACGCGCTCAGATGGCGCTATCCAGTTCCTCTATGGTCAGGTTCTGATTGGTGAAGACGCAGATGCTGCCGGCAATGTTCAGCGCGGTCTCGGCGATGTCCTGGGCGGACATGTCATCGCCGCCCTTGCGCAGCAGCGCCATGGCCGCCGCCTGGGCGAAACCGCCGCCGGAGCCCATAGCGATCAGGTCGTCCTCGGGCTGCACTACGTCGCCATTGCCGGTGATGATCAGGGATGCGTCCTTGTTAGCCACGGCGAGCATGGCTTCCAGGCGGCTCAGGGAACGGTCGGTACGCCAGTCCTTGGCCAGCTCGACGGCGGCGCGCACCAGATGGCCCTGGTGTTTTTCCAACTGGCCCTCGAAGCGCTCGAAAAGGGTGAAGGCGTCGGCGGTGGCACCGGCGAAACCGGCCAGCACCTGGCCGTGGTAGAGGCGGCGGACTTTCTTGGCGTTGCCCTTCATGACGGTATTGCCCAGGGAAACCTGGCCGTCGCCGCCCATGACGACTTTGCCGTTGCGGCGCACTGAAACGATGGTGGTCAAGGAAAATTCTCCACGCGGCGGGGCGATGAATGCCCGAATGCGGTTGATATGGGGGAGGGCAACGCGCTTTTCAACCGGCCATGTTTCCGTCCGGCGGCCAGGAATCGTAAAGCTTCTATCGTGGGAGCGGTCCGCTGCTGCGGCGAAGGGAGGCGGCCCGAATCTAGCTCAAGTCAGGCCGCGCCAATCCCTGTCGGTGGGTTGGGCTCGACGGGCACGCTGGAAGCTCGAGTCGCGGCGATGACCTTGCGCAAACGCACCGGAATCGATTTCGCCGCTGGCACCTTGCTGCGTTTGGCGTGGTGCCAGACCGGCAGCAGCACGTTGCACTCGGGGTAGTAGCCGGCGCAGCAGCCTTCGGGGATGTCGTAGGGCGTTACGCGCAATGGCCCAACCGCACGATGCACGCCATCGTCCACCTCGGTCACTGCCTCGATCTGATCACCTTCGGCCAGGCCCAGGCGGACGATGTCGTTGCGGTTCATCATGATCACCGCGCGCGTGCCGTGGATACCGCGAAAGCGGTCGTTGTAGCCGTAGACGGTGGTGTTGAACTGATCGTTGCTGCGCAGCGTCATCAGTTGCAGCACGTCGTGCCGCTCATGGCCGCCTTCTTCGGTATCGGGGTCTGCCGCCAGCTCCGGCGGATTGATGAAGTTGGCTTTGCCGGTTTCGGTGTCCCACTGGCGCTGGCTGGCGCCTAGAGGCCGATGGAAGCCGCCCGGCTCCATCATGCGCACGTTGAAGTCATGGAATATATCGGGATAGCTCTCGGCGATGGCATTGCGGATCAAATCGTAGTTACCGACCCAGGCGTTCCAATCGAGATTTGGATTATCCACCAGCGCGGCCTTGGCCAGCCGCGCAACGATGGCCGGCTCGGATAGCAGCAGCTCGCCGGCCGGCTCGGCTGCCCCGCGCCAGGCGCGGATGCAGCCGGTGCTGTCCTCGGTGGTGTGGCGTTGCTCGCCAGTGGCCTGGCGGTCGATCTCGGTGCGGCCCAGGCACGGCAGGATGTACGACACTTCACCAACGATCAGGTGATTGCGGTTGAGCTTGGTCGACACCTGCACCGACAGGCGCAGCCTGCGCCAGGCCGGTTCGATCTGCGAAGTATCGGGCACCGCGCGGGTGAAATTGCCG is a window from the Pseudomonas sp. MTM4 genome containing:
- the hslU gene encoding ATP-dependent protease ATPase subunit HslU, which produces MSMTPREIVHELNRHIIGQDDAKRAVAIALRNRWRRMQLSAELRPEVTPKNILMIGPTGVGKTEIARRLAKLANAPFIKVEATKFTEVGYVGRDVESIIRDLADAALKMLREQEVQKMQHRAEDAAEERILDALLPQARPVGFSEEPVQSSDSNTRQLFRKRLREGQLDDKEIDIEVADSPAGVEIMAPPGMEEMTSQLQNLFSNMGKGKKKSRKLKIKDAFKLVRDEEAARLVNEEELKARALEAVEQNGIVFIDEIDKVAKRGNTSGADVSREGVQRDLLPLIEGSTVNTKLGMVKTDHILFIASGAFHLSKPSDLVPELQGRLPIRVELKALSPEDFERILTEPHASLTEQYRELLKTEGLHIEFAEDGIKRLAEIAWQVNEKTENIGARRLHTLLERLLEEVSFSAGDLAGQQNGEPIRIDTAYVNEHLGELAEDEDLSRYIL
- the ubiE gene encoding bifunctional demethylmenaquinone methyltransferase/2-methoxy-6-polyprenyl-1,4-benzoquinol methylase UbiE — translated: MTDPRKEHDAEPITHFGYKNVPESEKAHKVAEVFHSVAAKYDLMNDLMSGGVHRLWKRFTIELSGVRPGNRVLDIAGGTGDLTRQFSRLVGTTGEVVLADINASMLKVGRDKLLDKGVAGNVKFVQADAEKLPFPDNHFDVVTIAFGLRNVTHKEDAIASILRVLKPGGRLLVLEFSKPTNQLFSKAYDAYSFSLLPMMGKLITNDSESYRYLAESIRMHPDQETLKGMMANAGFERVTYHNMTGGIVALHRGIKP
- a CDS encoding alpha/beta fold hydrolase produces the protein MLADRWRLLAPDFPGCGYSATPNDFAYDFDGYADFLDRFTRRLGVERFALYLRDFGSQIGLRLAIAQPQRIAALILQNGDIYEDQLGPKYAALQSFFANPTPQARAGLADAVSFEGFKEEFLNEVEPELAKCIPPDLWHLHWALMTPRRKEITVQVIAGLKENLAWFPRYQAYLRDHQPPTLIVWGPRDGYMPEGSAKAYLRDLPNAELHLFEDGGHWLLETHLDEVARLSRAFLERSCH
- the hslV gene encoding ATP-dependent protease subunit HslV, with the protein product MTTIVSVRRNGKVVMGGDGQVSLGNTVMKGNAKKVRRLYHGQVLAGFAGATADAFTLFERFEGQLEKHQGHLVRAAVELAKDWRTDRSLSRLEAMLAVANKDASLIITGNGDVVQPEDDLIAMGSGGGFAQAAAMALLRKGGDDMSAQDIAETALNIAGSICVFTNQNLTIEELDSAI
- a CDS encoding gamma-butyrobetaine hydroxylase-like domain-containing protein, coding for MRIPTQIKLRKASKTLELEYGTDERYSLPAEFLRVNSPSAEVQGHGNPILQTGKINVALEGVEPAGQYALKLTFSDGHDSGLYSWEYLDHLSRNQQQLWDEYLQALAAAGKSRDPDISPVKLML